Proteins from a single region of Desulfosporosinus sp. Sb-LF:
- the yihA gene encoding ribosome biogenesis GTP-binding protein YihA/YsxC: MIIIRKAEYVASAVKYDQYPVGGLPEIAMAGRSNVGKSSLINKFLGRRNLARTGNTPGKTQTLNFYGVNDAWFLVDLPGYGYAKVAKTVNAQWGPMMENYLKKRESLRAVIQIVDIRHAPSVEDIEMQQWLREMQVPTMVVATKVDKIARGQWHKHLNVIAKALDIPDVSLILPFSAMSGAGGEELNEAIEEILGLGGLGGLA; encoded by the coding sequence TTGATAATTATTAGGAAAGCTGAATATGTCGCCTCAGCAGTTAAATATGACCAGTATCCTGTCGGAGGGTTGCCAGAGATTGCAATGGCAGGACGGTCTAATGTAGGGAAGTCCTCATTGATTAATAAATTTTTAGGGCGACGTAATCTTGCACGAACTGGAAATACCCCGGGTAAAACACAGACTTTGAATTTTTACGGTGTCAATGATGCTTGGTTTCTTGTTGATTTGCCAGGTTATGGCTATGCTAAGGTCGCCAAGACGGTGAATGCACAATGGGGTCCTATGATGGAGAATTATCTTAAAAAGCGTGAGTCATTGCGTGCGGTGATTCAAATTGTGGATATTCGTCATGCTCCGAGTGTAGAAGACATTGAAATGCAGCAGTGGCTCCGCGAAATGCAGGTTCCGACTATGGTTGTGGCAACGAAGGTAGACAAAATAGCGCGTGGTCAGTGGCATAAGCATTTGAACGTTATTGCCAAGGCGTTAGATATCCCTGACGTGTCATTGATCCTTCCCTTTTCCGCAATGTCAGGGGCGGGTGGAGAAGAATTAAATGAGGCGATCGAAGAGATTCTGGGACTCGGGGGACTCGGGGGACTTGCGTGA
- the lon gene encoding endopeptidase La: MIKERELPLLPLRGILVFPYMVIHLDVGRERSMAAIEEAMLGDRIILLASQKETEIDSPTRDDMYEMGTVAEIKQLLKLPGGTMRVLVEGISRGRVLEFLEVDKLFRVRIEELPEEKVVRTPEIETLIRGMMHQFEEYAKLSKRVPVETLGTVLAVEEPGQLADIVASHLSLKVPDKQTILEAITVNIRLESLTELIMREIEILELERRIGQRVRKQMDKAQKEYYLREQMKAIQKELGDKDERQVEADEYREKVAKAKCPKEVEQKALKEIERLEKMPPSSAEGTVVRTYLDWILVLPWTKVSKDKIDLAKAEAILNEDHYGLEKIKERILEFLAIRKLTPKMKSPILCLVGPPGVGKTSLAKSISRALDRKFVRMSLGGLRDEAEIRGHRRTYIGALPGRIIQGIRTAGTRNSVFLLDEIDKMTSDFRGDPASALLEVLDPEQNSTFTDHYLELPFDLSQTLFVLTANSLHTIPRPLLDRMEVITLSGYTEDEKVNIAKRYLVPKQMEAHGLKKEVLTLDDEIMLKLVQGYTRESGVRNLERQVANLCRKIAIRWVKKEWEPHTLTVEDLESALGAPRYHFQVAAKAPEIGAVTGLAFTEVGGVVLTVEVTPLPGKGRLTLTGQLGDVMKESAQAAWTFVRAHALQLGIEEDFYDRTDLHIHVPEGATPKDGPSAGVTMATAMASAIAQRSVRSDLAMTGEITLRGNVLPIGGVKEKVLAAHRAGIKVVLLPEENRKDLEDVPENVRKVMEFHFVSRIEEVLNLALLPLAHSDEVPGTIPVPAHPIYTQGGIPASEPRPEERPVSKGTSF, from the coding sequence GTGATCAAAGAACGCGAATTACCCTTACTTCCGCTACGCGGAATTCTAGTTTTTCCGTATATGGTGATTCATTTGGATGTAGGCAGGGAACGTTCCATGGCTGCGATTGAAGAGGCTATGCTTGGGGACCGGATTATTCTTCTGGCTTCACAAAAAGAGACAGAAATTGATTCACCTACCCGAGATGATATGTATGAAATGGGTACAGTCGCAGAAATCAAGCAACTTTTGAAACTCCCAGGAGGCACCATGCGTGTCTTGGTTGAAGGGATTTCCCGTGGACGGGTACTCGAATTTTTAGAGGTAGATAAGCTATTTAGGGTACGTATCGAGGAATTACCTGAGGAAAAGGTAGTTCGTACGCCAGAAATCGAAACATTAATCAGAGGTATGATGCATCAGTTTGAGGAATATGCCAAACTTAGTAAACGAGTACCAGTAGAAACCTTGGGAACCGTTTTAGCGGTGGAGGAACCCGGTCAATTAGCAGATATTGTGGCCTCACACCTTAGCCTTAAGGTGCCTGATAAGCAAACGATTCTTGAAGCCATAACAGTTAACATACGCTTGGAAAGTTTAACAGAACTGATCATGCGCGAGATAGAAATTTTAGAATTAGAACGCCGCATCGGTCAACGAGTACGTAAGCAAATGGATAAAGCGCAAAAGGAATACTATTTACGCGAACAGATGAAGGCGATCCAAAAAGAACTTGGGGACAAAGATGAGCGTCAAGTTGAGGCGGATGAATACCGCGAAAAGGTTGCCAAGGCTAAGTGTCCAAAAGAGGTGGAACAAAAAGCGCTCAAAGAAATTGAACGTCTAGAAAAAATGCCCCCTTCCTCAGCAGAAGGAACCGTTGTGCGCACTTATCTCGATTGGATTCTCGTGCTTCCTTGGACAAAAGTGTCCAAGGATAAAATTGATTTAGCAAAGGCCGAGGCTATCTTGAATGAAGATCATTACGGGCTGGAGAAAATCAAGGAGCGGATTCTGGAGTTTTTGGCGATCCGGAAACTGACGCCTAAAATGAAAAGTCCCATTCTTTGCTTAGTAGGGCCTCCAGGAGTTGGAAAGACCTCATTAGCTAAATCTATTTCTAGGGCCTTAGATCGAAAATTTGTGCGTATGTCTTTGGGCGGGTTACGTGATGAAGCAGAGATTCGGGGACACCGCCGCACGTATATTGGGGCTTTGCCAGGACGAATCATTCAGGGGATTCGGACGGCCGGGACTCGTAATTCTGTGTTCCTCCTAGATGAGATCGATAAGATGACTTCGGATTTTCGTGGGGACCCCGCTTCTGCTCTCTTAGAAGTGCTGGACCCTGAACAAAACAGTACGTTTACAGATCATTACTTGGAACTACCTTTTGACTTATCTCAGACACTTTTTGTTCTAACTGCCAACTCATTGCACACGATACCCCGTCCACTTTTAGATCGGATGGAGGTTATAACTCTCAGTGGGTATACAGAAGATGAAAAGGTCAATATTGCTAAGCGCTACCTCGTACCGAAGCAGATGGAAGCACATGGGCTCAAAAAGGAAGTTCTGACTCTTGACGATGAGATAATGCTTAAATTGGTTCAGGGGTATACAAGAGAGTCGGGTGTGCGGAATCTCGAGCGGCAAGTGGCTAATCTCTGTCGTAAAATAGCTATCCGTTGGGTGAAAAAGGAATGGGAACCGCATACGTTGACAGTCGAAGATTTAGAATCTGCGTTGGGTGCACCACGTTATCACTTCCAAGTGGCAGCGAAGGCTCCTGAAATAGGGGCGGTTACGGGACTCGCGTTCACAGAAGTCGGTGGAGTAGTCCTAACAGTTGAAGTAACTCCATTACCAGGAAAAGGAAGGTTGACTCTAACAGGTCAATTAGGCGATGTCATGAAGGAATCCGCCCAAGCGGCTTGGACCTTTGTCCGGGCGCATGCACTTCAACTGGGAATCGAAGAAGATTTCTATGATAGAACAGACCTTCACATTCACGTCCCAGAAGGTGCCACTCCCAAAGACGGACCCTCAGCTGGAGTCACCATGGCCACAGCCATGGCCTCTGCCATAGCCCAGCGTTCAGTCCGTTCAGACCTCGCTATGACCGGTGAAATAACCTTACGTGGAAACGTTTTACCTATCGGTGGGGTCAAGGAAAAGGTCTTAGCAGCTCATCGAGCAGGAATTAAAGTCGTGTTGCTCCCCGAAGAAAACCGCAAGGATCTTGAAGATGTACCAGAAAACGTTCGCAAAGTCATGGAATTTCACTTTGTAAGCCGAATTGAAGAAGTACTGAACCTTGCCCTCTTACCATTAGCTCATTCGGATGAGGTCCCGGGAACTATTCCAGTTCCAGCACATCCCATCTATACCCAAGGAGGAATTCCGGCAAGCGAACCCAGGCCGGAAGAACGTCCAGTGTCGAAAGGGACGTCCTTCTAG